One Drosophila teissieri strain GT53w chromosome X, Prin_Dtei_1.1, whole genome shotgun sequence genomic window, TCGGCTCCTTTGAAAACGAGTAATGGTACCtaaaattatgtattatttagtatttgattttttgcgAATTATAAGTTTTGTCAAAAAAATgagttataaaaatataatatatattttatattattcaGATTCAATAAAGGGCCATATTACTATATAACGAAAAATTGGCTTCTGTTCTGAGTCAAACTTGCATCACTAGAAATCGAAAACAGAGTGACCAAAGTGctaaaaaatcataaatatatcGAAATGCACTACAACATTGGATGGGCAACACTTGGCTATAACTTGTTAGGTTGttctattaaaataaatatataacaaaatattcattgaaataaattaaaagtaagtCAAATGAATACTTGAAAATCACTTTGATATAATCGATATTTAACATAACGTCAAAAAATCGCCGCAGGTGGAAGCCCATTTGTTATCGAGGCACTTCGATTTATTTGTATGGCGATACTATTCGTGCACTCGATGGAATATATCGATTGGACGGTCGATGGCTGGCCAGCGCTAgtggaaaagcgagaaaaacgAGAAAGAGAAGCGAAAAGCGATCGGCGAACAGTGCAAAAAGTGCGGACAGGAAAGCAAAGGCAATAGCGAAAGGTTGGGCGGCAAAACCCGGGCCACACGATCCACACCGATCCGATCCCAAATCACCGACCCGCATCCGAATCCTGACCTGACCAAATGCGGTAAAAATAgccgcaccgcaccgcatcGCATCCGATTCGCACCGAACCGCCAGGTCTTGCGGAATCCGCTAGAAAACGTTGAGGAAAGTCAAGGAGAGCATACGTATAGCATATAGGATATAGAATATAGAAGGGCTTATCAAAATGTCCAAACGCCACCGCCTCACGCCCTTTACCATTGCCAAGGAGCCAGAGGCCGCCATGTAAGTCAAAATGGCCAAATCCCGGCCAGAAACGCATAGTGAATCGAACTACATCCGGCAATCCTTTTTAGAGTCCCGCCACGCAACCTGGACTCGCGGGCCACCATTCAAATTGGCGACCAGACCTTTGACATTGATGCAGATAGTCTGGAGAAGATCTGCGATCTGGGCCGCGGCGCCTATGGCATCGTGGAGAAGATGCGTCATCGGCAAACCGATACGGTCCTGGCCGTCAAACGCATACCCATGACCGTAAATATTCGAGAACAGCACCGCCTTGTGATGGATTTGGACATATCGATGAGATCCAGCGACTGCCCCTACACCGTCCACTTCTATGGCGCGATGTATCGCGAGGGCGATGTCTGGATTTGCATGGAGGTGATGAGCACCAGCCTGGACAAGTTCTATCCGAAGGTCTTCCGCCACGATCTGCGAATGGAGGAGAGCGTGCTGGGCAAGGTCAGCTGGGGAGGATTGGGGGCGGGGCTAATCTTATCGGGCAAGCCCCACTATACTACTGCTGTACTACTGCCTTTGCTTTACAGATTGCAATGAGCGTGGTCAGTGCGCTGCACTATCTGCACGCTCAGCTGAAAGTCATCCATCGGGACGTCAAGCCCTCGAACATACTGATCAATCGGGCCGGCCAGGTCAAGATCTGTGACTTTGGCATCTCAGGTGGGCATTGGGTCACTTTTTGCCACTGTATTTATACTAATATTGGATTACCTTTAGGCTACCTCGTGGACTCCATTGCCAAAACCATCGATGCCGGTTGCAAGCCGTACATGGCGCCGGAACGCATCGATCCCCAGGGAAATCCGGCGCAATACGACATCAGGTCGGATGTCTGGTCGCTGGGCATCAGCATGATAGAAATGGCCACTGGCCGCTACCCGTACGACAATTGGCGAACGCCATTTGAGCAACTGCGTCAGGTGAGTGCCCAAATATGGGTGGTAACTTACACATGAAGGATCTTCTTTAagactttaaattaatttcacatTTTGGGCTTTGCAGTCCCAAGTATGCAGAGGCAAATAACGAATTCCACGTTATCATTTATGATATGCATATTTGGATTTTCCCAATTGTGGCAGTCGAAAGCTTTTAAGTTTGTTGGAATTTCCAAAACAAACCCGATAAAATTGCGAATATTAATAATCAATCGACAGATTTATCACAGATATTAGTATAGAATAGGTTAAATGCAGTTATGTAGTAATAGCCATTCAAAAGTACTCTACTATTATTAGTTAATTAGACCAGAAAGCAACATTCATTACATAACTTACTGCTATTaggtaattttaattataattataaccACTTGTTCTCAAGCACTTTGCATAACAATTAACTCTCAAAAAGCAATTAGCAATGTGCCAAGCTGCTGTGCCTATAAGAAGGCCAAATAAAACAGCTAATAATCTTCGAGTTAGTAAACCACTTTCAATCACAATTCTCCGCATCATTCGATGAGTACTGTAGTAACCATTCTTTGTATTATCTTTTAGGTGGTGGAGGACAGTCCGCCGCGCCTGCCGGAGGGAACCTTTTCGCCGGAGTTCGAGGACTTCATCGCCGTCTGCCTGCAGAAGGAGTACATGGCGCGGCCCAACTACGAGCAGCTGCTCAAGCACAGCTTCATCGTGGAGCACCTGCAGCGCAACACGGACATCTCGGAGTTCGTGGCCAGGATACTGGATCTGCCCGACACCCAGCCGGCGCAGTAGGTTGTTGGTCGGGTAGAAGGTTAATGGTTAACCCATGGCGCCACCCCCTTAACCCCTTAAGCCGTGCCCGTGCCCGTGTAAATTGCCGCCGTCTTCTTCTAGCATGCATTTCGTAcatgttgtgtgtgtgtccccCGTCTGTGTGACAGCAAAAGGAATAAAgctatacatatatgaatgaaGTCCAAGGAAAGCCCAAAACCCAACAGCAATCAGCTCTAATCTAAAGATTCAAAAATGGAAACtgcataattattaatttaagtgagagaagcaacagcaacagccacagcaacatAACCGTTACTagcaacctgcaacctgcaacctgcaaTATG contains:
- the LOC122623748 gene encoding dual specificity mitogen-activated protein kinase kinase 6, whose translation is MSKRHRLTPFTIAKEPEAAIVPPRNLDSRATIQIGDQTFDIDADSLEKICDLGRGAYGIVEKMRHRQTDTVLAVKRIPMTVNIREQHRLVMDLDISMRSSDCPYTVHFYGAMYREGDVWICMEVMSTSLDKFYPKVFRHDLRMEESVLGKIAMSVVSALHYLHAQLKVIHRDVKPSNILINRAGQVKICDFGISGYLVDSIAKTIDAGCKPYMAPERIDPQGNPAQYDIRSDVWSLGISMIEMATGRYPYDNWRTPFEQLRQVVEDSPPRLPEGTFSPEFEDFIAVCLQKEYMARPNYEQLLKHSFIVEHLQRNTDISEFVARILDLPDTQPAQ